The following is a genomic window from Malus sylvestris chromosome 12, drMalSylv7.2, whole genome shotgun sequence.
TCACTTGGCATGCGAAACTTTCATTCTGTTATCGTGTCACAGGTTTTCAAATCATTAAACATATATAATCGTCACTTCGCAAAGATGGAGCATAagcaaatagagaaagaaatcaAGAAGCAACCAAGGTAGATgcaacaatttttttcttgtaaAAAAGAAGAGGTAACTTCTGTTAACATGTTGATGACGAGAGACTAATCTCGTGCAATGCAGGATCAAGTAAAAGTAACTGGTCGATTGTTTTTTACTTAGAATTAGCGCCGATGGTACGACTTGTATACATGTCAGTTGAGGTGGGCAACATCCGAAGAGGTGATCTCAGATGCTCAAACCTATTTTGCGTATGTTTAGGGTGAGAAAGATGAAACGaatatataaaaatgtaaaCGTTATTAAAGAATGGTTGTGTATTTACTTGCGTTTATATTCAGAGAGTTGTGGAATATTTGGattgaaaaaataaacagtTGATCCTGTGGTTCCAAGAACAAGCTTTCCTattgataaaagaaaatgatCAATAAAGTGAAACTTTAAGCAGCTAAATAAAGCATGTTGAGGTATAACCTAGGTATTGCTTCACTTTGAGATTTGTCAAAGCAATAAAGATGGGAGGTGGCAACGATTGATATCCACTGTCTTCAAAATTGGTGGCAATCTCTTCCCATAAGGTCACCCTAACAGTTTCACCCctgtaatttattaaaaaattggcAGTTAGCTATATGAGTCAGTACAGTGCGAtatgtaaaaataataataagaatttAATGTAGACTTCACCTAATATTTTGTAGGTTAAGATTTCTCTTTTTAGCAATTCTTGTGCATTGGATAGTCAGCTCTTCAATCGGCTGCACAACCGTTAAGCAACCAAATATATCTACAGATGATATTCATCAGCGATCATCAGTGTGCACAGAAGgcaataaaaaaactaaaatgattgTCTCAGTTTATGAAGCAGTgcttaaaacaaaatttgttaCCTATAAGTTCAACATCCCTATCGATTATTTCATAAAGCTgttcaaatttaatcaaattgaaCCACTGCATCGGAATCTCCTGCGTTGTTTTCTGAACTTGAATGATTGTGGTCTTCTTGTTAAACTCAATGATCGTATCATGAGGTACAACCTTGTTTGATGCCCTGTTATGAACAACACGGTATTTGTTGATCTCGTACACATCACCGACCCTTAGATGGTCCAAAAAATATTGAATATCTCGAGCATTTGTTGTTACATGAATCGCATCCCCCTTTCAGAAAAAGGAAACCAAAATAAGACAATACTAAATGAGCAGGAAAGATTTAGCACATACGGTGATACAACCACGCAAATAGTTAAGATAGGATGATTGTTTCTACAGAGATAGCATGTAAGATCACATGCAAGATAATAACGAAGATTGTTTTAAGCAAGATACCTGAATCCATCAAATCAACATTGTAAAAAGATATTCAGTTTAATTTGCAcaagtgcaaaaaaaaaaaaaaaaaaaggaatagaaCGGTTGATAGTTGATAATCTGATGGCACGTGTTTGTGCTGCACTTTGATTATTTGTTTTTAAGAAAGAAATTGATCCCAAAGCATGCTATTACATGGAGAAAATGGAGTGTTTATTTGTTGTTCACACTACTCAATGATTGCTACAAAAAcgaaaaaattcaagaaaaccaAGAATGGAACAGCAATGATGTGCTTCTTATAAAAATAGATACAAATAGCTAATGATCGCTATAaatatacaaattaaatttgaatacgGATGGGGAGGTAAAGACATAAATGGCTAGTGAAGAAAGTTATGAAGGATTTAAATTGTAATGACAATAAATCACACTGATGAGATAACAACCCTGAATTAAAACATGCGCaattttaaaacgatttttgaaaattaatatCTGATCAGATTGTATAGCAGCTTAAAGCCTcattaaataaagaaaaaaaaatgcagagtGACAGAATACAACAACATAATCAATCAAGCCGATGTATATTTCATTCAAATTGTTGCATATTGCAATCAAGGCTGATTAACAACAGAAATTCAACGATGTGTCAAAAGGTGTAAGAATCAGACCTGTTTATCAACGATAACATAGTCAAAACCTATAGGTTGAGGATCATCTTCGATGCTCTTTGCGACCCACATCCTACAAACTCTAATCTGGAGTCTGCTCCTTGGTTGGTAGGGCTTCAGAAAACGAACCGGCGTCAGGTCCATCAATctagagaaaataaaatttaaaagcaAATTAAATTCAACATCAAATAAGGTAATTCATTAAAGAATAGCTGACCcatatttcaaaaaataaacaaaagcacATAATGTTAATATAAATGTATACTGTCATGCAAATGTTTCAAAACATCTTTATAAACGATGTTTTTTGTATAATCGTGAGGCATGTCAGTATCGTGAGCAATAACAATTTTGAGATCTTTTTCTGAGGTGCTCCTGACAGTACATTGGAACAAAACATTCAAACTGATCTACAGAACCTGCAGCGATGGAAACAATAGCGCGCCTTAGATCGAAACTCAACTGATGTATTTGACAACCACTACCTTTAGATCAGCACTTGTGGATTAACAAATTCCTTTGATTGGATTTAAATTTTCAAAAGGTGTCCGTCAATGGGGTACACATTTTAGGTACCATTGGGTCTCATTGCCCAAATAAACAACTCAAAGTCTTGACGTATGACTCTTAGGCCTAGTCAAAAGATCTTATTCCATATCCAGATGGGTTTTCTTCAAAAACCAATCTCTCAgttatccttttcttttcttctttcaaaaGTCAAATCAAGCCAGAGTTTCGCAGATAATTTATacccagaaaaataaaaaggaaaattcatGTGTTTCATAACTGAACATCGAGTCGATGTTGAACCTTTAAAATCTGTAAACCCAGCGAATCAAATGAGCAAAGAAAAAGCAATGGAAATCCTACTGTTTTGAATTCATTTTTCTGTTTGCTAATCTAAAGATGAAGGGAAagttttcataatttcataaagATGAAGGGAATGTTGGAGGAAGCTGTTTTAGAAGGGAAAGGAAGTTCTTCCAAAGTAAGATTCTAGTTATTAATCCTGTAATGATTTAGATCAATGGGCAGAACCGATTTCTAATATGTGATGGACTTGTTATTTCTCTCCTGAGTCATGTTTTCTAATGATTTTGATCAATGGCTGATTGTCCAAATTGTAATGACATTCAACTTTTGGGGCCTATGTAAACttggggcaaaaaaaaaaaaaaagtcaatatACCGTGGCTTGtcatttttcaaccaatccAATTCAAAGTAGCACATCTCTAATTCAACATATCCAATTCATGTCGGCACATATTGAAATTCCAGTTCAATAAACCACATACCCAAATCAATTCAAACTAAATACCTaaaattcaatcacatatccaattcaaaCAACATGGCTGATATTCAAGAACATGCCCAATCTTTAAGCACATTTACAAAACAGATTTAGAACACTATAAAATCCTCTTAGTAGCAGAACATAAACATCAAAATCCAACAGAAAGACAAACCAGCATACCAGTTCTCTATCTTTAATGCTATTTTCGATGGATCTTCCCAACTCATCCTAAAAAACCGTGCATATAGTTCACTTGCAAGCATCATCCCACAACCAGAGTTCATGAAATTtccaaagaaaataaatccgTTAGCAATTTAGAGAAATTGGAGGACCAAATCATATTAAATTTGAGTTAAATGAGCAAAGGTACACCAATTAAATGAGATACTAAACACATTTTGAATCTATAAAATAGAAGAAGAATTTAATGAGGACCAAATCTTtttcctctcccttctctctctgtctgtTTCAATTGCTTTCAAATGACAGACAAATACAACCAGTGCAATGCTTTAGTACGCTCGTCTCACTATTGAACACTACTGGAGCAATAAAAGACTTGCAGTGTTTAGTGTGAGCATGATGCATAGGTTAGTTGTAACGATGTGACAATAACATCAGGGATTGAGTTTAATCGTAAAAATATGACCGCATGAAGCTTTATCTAGTAATGTTTTAGTTGAAGATGATATTAATTGGTGGTGGTGTCTGTGTGTGTGGGTGGGGTGGGGCAGAATTTCGAACGGACACTTACCTAGTAGGATAATAATTTATAAGAGTAcactttttaaaatttctttgaTGTTTTATTAACTTATTTCACAAATCAGAACTTAATTTTTGTTAGAAATAAAGagtttgaataaaaattaaaacatgagATGAGTGATATAAACCGCACTAAATTTGAATACTAATTAGGAGATAAACAGACAAATTCCTAATCAATCAAGTTACGAAGATCCTAAATCCTAATCCCATGACCccactttctttccaaattttccagcaaccaaacagacccCAACCTAACCCTAATCAGCAAATTTCTCAATCAAACACCACTCAATCACCCATCAAAAaccaaagaaattcaagaaaatgaagaatgcAATAGTTGTAAGGTCTTGTTTCTTATCAAAATAGATCCCTCTTAAGAAAGGGAATGAGGCAATTCTGAGAAGCAACCGTTGGGTAAGAGTACAAAATTGCATgcttttcattttaaaatttaaagttcaaattttcatttctatTTTGAAGATCAATATTATGTATCGTCTCATCTTTTTCATGCATTTAGATACCTTTTGAAAGAAAGTCCCATGCTATTTTATTTCCATTTTGTGGTATTCTAATCTTTCAAAAGACTCCACACAAGCAGCACTTCTTCAAAAGTGGAAAAAACAGGGAAACGACGCACCCAGTATGATTTTAAAGTAAGTTTGAAAGTCAGTATACCTCTTGTGAGTTCCTCCTATCCTCACTTGGGCTCCATATGGAAAGATTTTCTTGACATTTCCTTTTAAAAGTGTTCCCTCCTTAAGTGTTGAGAATATCGCAtttaagaatgggaaaaataaaacaatcttcggaaataaaaaacaaataaccaagataaataacacTAAGAATTTACCTGGTTCGGCAATATGTGCCTAGGaacagcaacaacaatcttgccaaatctctagaactaggacttgacgaaaaacctgaaagaacaagaacaagaaatacactatcttttcttttctctcgcacACACTTTGCCCCTTCcaatattctctcactctaatcccttgagtggtatttgtttgtaccatacttaggacaTCCGTATTtggatctcgtataaatactcgggggactcaaatgtaattatgtaataaatgaaggggcaaatatgtaataagtgaggagcccttattctataaaagaactcctcaccctcacaatcctcaagcctCATATCCCCAAATAGAGGCTCTCATATTCATAGCaaagctctctcaaactctctctctgagggactccccctcacacttgtaattcATGCATACAGTTACagagaaacaatatcaacatcagtgtagacgtagcccaaacattgggttctttactttcttgcagatttacggtcagatttacgttgtcccaagacccatccggttttgtgcattaacatttggcgccgtctgtggaaaacgacacgaaaagctatgtcggttctctttcaaattttcatctcatcaccgtgaaaccttcacaacctcaccactatccaccgtgaatctgcaaaacccaatCGACTAGCTACTGCTTCCACCATCCCAAGCTCCTAACACCCTTTATTTATTCCGACCTATGGATCTACCATTTCTCAGCAAAATCCAACTGTTGGGTTTTGTTGTGAAGATCAAAGATACCAAATATGGATGCCTTTTCTTCCTCATTTCTATCTACATTTCCCACTCAAAAGATATCAATCTCTCATGCCATAACATCCCCCAAGCTCAGCAGCATTTTTGCTGTCAGAATTGAAGAAAGACCCACCTCTCAACCACCAGCTTCAAGGCCGCCACCGCCACCTCCGAAAAGCACTCCACAGCCTCTGTTAGAGGTGAAGACAGATCGTGCACTTCAAAACAACGCTTCAACTTTCACTGCGGCAAAACATATAGCTGTGTGATGTGATTGGGTCTCAATTTTGTGGTGAAAAACTTCAGATATTTCCGCATTCACAATTTTTCTGGatttttcaaaaattcagaTTCTAAAGTTTGAAATTACGAAATTGTATCGAGGTAGCAGCAGAATCCGCAGCAATGTCGAGCGACGGCGACAACCTGGACGAGGACGATGACTCCAAGTAAAACTGACAGCTCTCCGACTTGGTGGGCCCACTCCGGCTCCGGCTCAGTCTTCTTCTTGCTCGGGACTCCCTCACTTGCATCTCCGGCTCCGTCTTCTTCTTGCTTCAGATCTCCGCCGAGCTTAAGAATATGACTGACCTTCAGCCGCAGGACGGCTACGACAACCCAAACTACTCCTATCTCTTCAAGCGGAAATGTGAGTGGTGTGGAGAACTGAGCCCGAGAGAAACTTTTGTGAGCTTAAACGAGACTATTACTCTTCCAGCTCGCTGCGGGGATTTATGAGAGAAGACCGGTACTTGCAGACCTTGGATGGTGCTTCTCCTTTCCCAAATTGTTTTCTTCCTGCTTAAatacacgaaaagttatgtctaTGGCTTCTCCTCCACAGCATCACGGAAATATGGTGACGATGGGGCGTTTGTAACGTGGGAAGAGTACAGTGCGAAGCTCAGATCTCTCTCTCCAAAAATCATTCCATCATATTGACAGAGTAAGCTTCAACTTCACTAACCTCCTAGGTCCCACTTGCCATCCCGATATTTGATGATGAATATAGATAATGGGAGCAATGAGTTTTGTGACTCAAATCAAAACGGTGCCAGAACTGATTCGTGCTACCAGAGAATGATGAAATTTTCATGATACAACCCACTACTCGATCAGTCTCAGAGATCATTGCAAACTATCAGACAGCTCAACCActcccacaaaagaaaaagaaaaagaaaaagaaaaagaaaaaggatgtctggagaaaagaataaagaaaagcagaaagtaaaaacagaaagcaaaagcagaaagcaaaagaagataaaaagaagcagacataattgttgtggtgatggcatgcagaaaagggaattatgggcgtgactcattgagcagagggtcagatttatttttgaatgatgtgatttatttttcttatatttcggagacatctgtataacccaactagagggtaatcataaataaagaaagaagggagcatgccaaaaataaaaaaaaaacaaaaaaacggcaagcccaaaataatgggctggattgttatgtggagggcgaaaaCCCATATGTCCAAAAGAGCCAGGTCTTATGGCTTCAAATTCCAAACT
Proteins encoded in this region:
- the LOC126591820 gene encoding replication protein A 70 kDa DNA-binding subunit A-like, encoding MYCQEHLRKRLMDLTPVRFLKPYQPRSRLQIRVCRMWVAKSIEDDPQPIGFDYVIVDKQGDAIHVTTNARDIQYFLDHLRVGDVYEINKYRVVHNRASNKVVPHDTIIEFNKKTTIIQVQKTTQEIPMQWFNLIKFEQLYEIIDRDVELIDIFGCLTVVQPIEELTIQCTRIAKKRNLNLQNIRGETVRVTLWEEIATNFEDSGYQSLPPPIFIALTNLKVKQYLGKLVLGTTGSTVYFFNPNIPQLSEYKRKFEHLRSPLRMLPTSTDMYTSRTIGANSK